A window of Cellulomonas fimi contains these coding sequences:
- a CDS encoding acetate/propionate family kinase — MTITQPRPHSALGAHGSVLVVNSGSSSIKYQLVNPVGGEAIASGIVERIGEDVGTIKHTFAGSTTQRDEPVADHGAGLRTVLALFDEIGPDLGAAHVVAVGHRVVHGGSDFTGPALVDDDVIARIDALAPLAPLHNPANLTGIQVARELLPDVPHVVAFDTAFFHTLPDAAATYAIDQGVATAYGVRRYGFHGTSHEYVSGKVARVLGRRVEELNQIVLHLGNGASASAVRGGVAVETSMGLTPLEGLVMGTRSGDLDPAVLIHLQRNAGMSVDEIDDLLNRRSGLKGLAGENDFREIHRLVDEGDPSAQRALDVYIHRLRKYVGAYMAVLGRVDVITFTAGVGENDEVVRALALAGLEPFGIAVDPQRNAGRKKEPTTISPDWTSTRVMVVPTNEELAIARLAIATIEKAGLEGTSEETDPAPAAAGHA; from the coding sequence ATGACCATCACCCAGCCCCGCCCGCACAGCGCGCTCGGCGCGCACGGCAGCGTCCTCGTCGTGAACTCCGGGTCGTCGTCGATCAAGTACCAGCTGGTCAACCCCGTCGGCGGGGAGGCGATCGCGTCGGGCATCGTCGAGCGCATCGGCGAGGACGTCGGGACGATCAAGCACACGTTCGCGGGCAGCACGACGCAGCGCGACGAGCCCGTCGCCGACCACGGCGCGGGCCTGCGTACCGTCCTGGCGCTGTTCGACGAGATCGGTCCGGACCTCGGGGCGGCGCACGTCGTGGCCGTCGGGCACCGTGTCGTGCACGGGGGGTCGGACTTCACCGGCCCCGCGCTCGTCGACGACGACGTCATCGCCCGCATCGACGCGCTCGCGCCGCTCGCGCCCCTGCACAACCCCGCGAACCTCACGGGGATCCAGGTCGCGCGCGAGCTGCTGCCGGACGTCCCGCACGTCGTCGCGTTCGACACCGCGTTCTTCCACACGCTGCCCGACGCGGCCGCGACGTACGCGATCGACCAGGGGGTCGCCACGGCCTACGGCGTGCGGCGGTACGGCTTCCACGGCACGTCGCACGAGTACGTGTCCGGCAAGGTCGCGCGCGTCCTGGGTCGCCGCGTCGAGGAGCTCAACCAGATCGTCCTGCACCTCGGCAACGGCGCGTCGGCGTCGGCGGTGCGCGGCGGCGTCGCGGTCGAGACGTCGATGGGCCTGACCCCGCTCGAAGGGCTGGTCATGGGCACGCGCTCGGGCGACCTCGACCCGGCCGTCCTCATCCACCTGCAGCGCAACGCGGGGATGTCCGTCGACGAGATCGACGACCTGCTCAACCGCCGCTCGGGCCTCAAGGGGCTCGCGGGCGAGAACGACTTCCGCGAGATCCACCGGCTCGTGGACGAGGGCGACCCGAGCGCGCAGCGCGCGCTCGACGTCTACATCCACCGCCTGCGCAAGTACGTGGGCGCGTACATGGCCGTCCTGGGTCGCGTCGACGTCATCACCTTCACGGCGGGCGTCGGCGAGAACGACGAGGTCGTGCGCGCGCTCGCGCTCGCCGGGCTGGAGCCGTTCGGCATCGCCGTGGACCCGCAGCGCAACGCGGGCCGCAAGAAGGAGCCGACGACGATCTCGCCCGACTGGACGAGCACGCGCGTGATGGTCGTGCCGACCAACGAGGAGCTCGCGATCGCGCGCCTCGCGATCGCGACGATCGAGAAGGCGGGCCTCGAGGGCACGTCGGAGGAGACGGACCCGGCCCCCGCGGCCGCGGGTCACGCCTGA
- a CDS encoding succinic semialdehyde dehydrogenase has protein sequence MAHDGHTELHDPETDPLATYVLEPEDVRTLLARVVAGPGAATRTSHAPFTGGPIAAVPLSTPADVERAARTARAAQRLWAATPLRTRTAVLSRVHDLVLARQSDVLDLIQLETGKARVAAFEEVCDIALVSRHYAARAARYLRTRRVPGLIPGLTAVRVLRHPVGVVGIVAPWNFPLTLTLGDVLPALVAGNAVILRPDPQTALTALWAAELLEEAGLPDGLLQVVVGDGPTVGAAVVEHVDHVSFTGSTATGRVVAASAGERLVPVTLELGGKNPMYVAEDVDVELAAEGAVRACFVGTGQVCVSIERVYVREEVFDAFADAFARRTRALRLGSGLDYRSDVGSLTSAAQLATVVEHVEDAIGHGATVLAGAVHRTDVGPYFYEPTILVDVPDEARLHREETFGPVVALYPVASDDEAVAAMNDSDLGLNASIWTSDTRRGAALARRVRAGTVNVNEGYVATWGSVGAPQGGVGDSGHGHRHGREGLWETTRVQTVAVQHGVHAGLGLHRLFDLGTETWPRVYTEVLRAMKAARLP, from the coding sequence ATGGCGCACGACGGACACACCGAGCTCCACGACCCCGAGACGGACCCGCTCGCGACGTACGTGCTCGAACCCGAGGACGTGCGCACCCTGCTCGCCCGCGTCGTCGCCGGGCCGGGAGCCGCGACGCGCACGTCGCACGCACCGTTCACGGGCGGCCCGATCGCGGCCGTCCCGCTGTCGACCCCGGCCGACGTGGAGCGCGCCGCCCGCACCGCGCGCGCCGCCCAACGGCTGTGGGCCGCGACGCCGCTGCGCACCCGCACCGCGGTGCTGTCGCGCGTGCACGACCTCGTCCTGGCGCGGCAGAGCGACGTCCTCGACCTCATCCAGCTCGAGACCGGCAAGGCCCGCGTGGCGGCGTTCGAGGAGGTCTGCGACATCGCGCTCGTGTCGCGGCACTACGCCGCGCGCGCCGCGCGGTACCTGCGCACGCGCCGCGTCCCCGGCCTGATCCCGGGTCTCACGGCGGTCCGCGTGCTGCGGCACCCCGTCGGCGTGGTCGGGATCGTCGCGCCGTGGAACTTCCCGCTCACCCTGACCCTCGGTGACGTCCTGCCGGCGCTCGTCGCGGGCAACGCCGTGATCCTGCGGCCCGACCCGCAGACCGCGCTCACCGCGCTGTGGGCCGCGGAGCTCCTGGAGGAGGCCGGGCTGCCCGACGGGCTGCTGCAGGTCGTCGTCGGCGACGGGCCGACCGTCGGCGCGGCGGTCGTCGAGCACGTCGACCACGTGAGCTTCACCGGGTCGACCGCGACCGGACGCGTCGTCGCCGCGAGCGCGGGGGAGCGGCTCGTGCCCGTCACGCTCGAGCTCGGCGGCAAGAACCCGATGTACGTCGCGGAGGACGTCGACGTGGAGCTCGCCGCGGAGGGCGCGGTGCGCGCGTGCTTCGTCGGCACCGGCCAGGTGTGCGTGAGCATCGAGCGGGTCTACGTCCGTGAGGAGGTGTTCGACGCGTTCGCCGACGCGTTCGCGCGCCGCACGCGCGCGCTGCGGCTCGGTTCCGGCCTGGACTACCGGTCCGACGTCGGGTCGCTCACGTCCGCCGCCCAGCTCGCGACGGTCGTCGAGCACGTCGAGGACGCGATCGGCCACGGCGCGACCGTGCTCGCCGGGGCCGTGCACCGCACCGACGTCGGCCCCTACTTCTACGAGCCGACGATCCTCGTCGACGTGCCCGACGAGGCGCGGCTGCACCGCGAGGAGACGTTCGGGCCCGTCGTCGCGCTGTACCCGGTCGCGTCGGACGACGAGGCCGTCGCCGCGATGAACGACAGCGACCTCGGCCTCAACGCGAGCATCTGGACCTCCGACACGCGCCGCGGCGCCGCCCTGGCCCGCCGCGTGCGTGCGGGGACCGTCAACGTCAACGAGGGCTACGTCGCGACGTGGGGCTCGGTCGGCGCGCCGCAGGGCGGCGTCGGCGACTCCGGCCACGGGCACCGGCACGGGCGTGAGGGCCTGTGGGAGACGACGCGCGTGCAGACCGTCGCCGTGCAGCACGGCGTGCACGCGGGACTCGGCCTGCACCGCCTGTTCGACCTGGGCACGGAGACGTGGCCCCGGGTCTACACCGAGGTGCTGCGCGCGATGAAGGCGGCCCGCCTGCCCTGA
- a CDS encoding SURF1 family protein: MTEQEAPTTTWWQAARRPRMLLLLVLLLGAAAVCARLGAWQLDRAEVRGARAEARHVAEQVAADPVPLDDVLAPQTAFHGDMVGQKVSVTGTYDATGQLLVPERAHDDVTGYLVLTPMRVPGASADGGDAVLPVVRGWVAAPSDADAPPTGPVDLVGYLQVSESAGSGVRDGETDAISSPELLNVWGGPIWTGYLVVASSDPAQSPDVVLLDPPRSPGAGLNIQNLAYAAQWWIFGGFAVALWWRLVRDEAEGDRRPPEVEGEPGPDPEPEPLPGDDLGAERAPLRDDQPERHPHAEPDGGRSPVA, from the coding sequence GTGACCGAGCAGGAGGCGCCGACGACGACGTGGTGGCAGGCCGCGCGTCGCCCCCGGATGCTCCTGCTGCTCGTCCTGCTCCTGGGCGCGGCCGCCGTGTGCGCACGGCTCGGCGCGTGGCAGCTCGACCGTGCCGAGGTGCGCGGCGCCCGTGCGGAGGCACGGCACGTCGCCGAGCAGGTCGCCGCCGACCCCGTGCCGCTCGACGACGTGCTCGCGCCGCAGACCGCCTTCCACGGCGACATGGTCGGGCAGAAGGTGTCCGTGACCGGCACGTACGACGCGACCGGCCAGCTCCTCGTGCCGGAGCGCGCGCACGACGACGTCACCGGCTACCTGGTCCTGACGCCGATGCGCGTGCCCGGCGCCTCGGCCGACGGCGGCGACGCGGTGCTGCCCGTCGTCCGCGGCTGGGTCGCGGCTCCGTCGGACGCCGACGCGCCGCCGACCGGGCCGGTCGACCTGGTCGGCTACCTCCAGGTGTCCGAGTCCGCGGGCAGCGGCGTGCGCGACGGCGAGACCGACGCCATCAGCTCGCCCGAGCTGCTCAACGTCTGGGGCGGTCCGATCTGGACCGGCTACCTCGTGGTCGCGTCGTCGGACCCCGCACAGTCGCCCGACGTCGTGCTGCTCGACCCGCCGCGCTCGCCCGGCGCGGGGCTCAACATCCAGAACCTCGCCTACGCCGCGCAGTGGTGGATCTTCGGTGGCTTCGCGGTCGCCCTGTGGTGGCGGCTCGTCCGCGACGAGGCGGAGGGGGACCGCCGCCCGCCGGAGGTCGAGGGGGAGCCGGGGCCCGACCCGGAGCCGGAGCCGCTGCCCGGGGACGACCTCGGGGCTGAGCGCGCACCACTACGCGACGACCAGCCTGAGCGGCACCCGCACGCCGAGCCCGACGGTGGGCGGTCGCCCGTCGCGTGA
- a CDS encoding type II toxin-antitoxin system HicB family antitoxin — protein MTTADHYTYRITWSAEDEAYVATVAEFPSLSWLDADRTGALHGVEALLQDVLDELRASAEPIPLSLADRSYSGRFQVRIPPEVHRRLATEAAEQGVSLNRLVTARLAG, from the coding sequence ATGACCACGGCAGACCACTACACGTACCGCATCACCTGGTCCGCGGAGGACGAGGCGTACGTCGCGACGGTCGCCGAGTTCCCCTCGCTGTCGTGGCTCGACGCCGACCGGACGGGCGCCCTGCACGGTGTCGAGGCCCTCCTCCAGGACGTGCTCGACGAGCTGCGAGCGAGCGCCGAACCGATCCCCCTCTCCCTCGCCGACCGCTCGTACTCCGGGCGCTTCCAGGTCCGCATCCCGCCCGAGGTCCATCGGCGTCTCGCCACCGAAGCCGCTGAGCAGGGTGTCTCGCTCAACCGCCTCGTCACGGCTCGCCTTGCGGGGTGA
- a CDS encoding SDR family NAD(P)-dependent oxidoreductase, whose translation MTVLDLSGRTALVTGSTQGIGAAIAAGLARAGARVGINGRSRESVDAAVARIGDDVPGADLVAAPGDVATDDGTAAVLERLPDVDVLVNNLGIFEARPALEVTDDEWRRYFEVNVLTAVRLTRAYLPGMTSRGWGRVLMIASDSAVVIPAEMIHYGVSKTALLGVARGFAKEAAGTGVTVNSVIAGPTHTGGVEDFVYQLVDRSLPWDEAQREFMRRHRPQSLLQRLIEPEEIAHLVVYLSSPLASATTGGAVRVDGGYVDSILP comes from the coding sequence ATGACCGTCCTGGACCTGAGCGGCCGGACCGCGCTCGTGACCGGCTCGACGCAGGGCATCGGCGCCGCGATCGCGGCGGGCCTCGCCCGGGCGGGCGCTCGCGTCGGGATCAACGGTCGCTCGCGGGAGTCGGTCGACGCGGCGGTCGCGCGGATCGGCGACGACGTGCCCGGCGCGGACCTCGTCGCGGCACCCGGCGACGTCGCGACCGACGACGGCACGGCCGCCGTGCTGGAGCGGCTGCCCGACGTCGACGTGCTGGTCAACAACCTCGGCATCTTCGAGGCGCGGCCCGCGCTCGAGGTCACCGACGACGAGTGGCGGCGCTACTTCGAGGTCAACGTGCTCACCGCGGTCCGGCTCACGCGTGCCTATCTGCCCGGCATGACGTCCCGCGGCTGGGGCCGCGTGCTCATGATCGCGAGCGACTCCGCCGTGGTGATCCCGGCCGAGATGATCCACTACGGCGTCTCCAAGACCGCGCTGCTCGGCGTCGCGCGCGGCTTCGCGAAGGAGGCGGCCGGCACCGGTGTCACCGTGAACTCCGTCATCGCCGGCCCGACGCACACCGGCGGCGTCGAGGACTTCGTCTACCAGCTCGTCGACCGGTCGCTGCCGTGGGACGAGGCGCAGCGCGAGTTCATGCGCCGGCACCGCCCGCAGTCGCTCCTCCAGCGGCTCATCGAGCCCGAGGAGATCGCGCACCTCGTCGTCTACCTGTCGTCGCCGCTCGCGTCGGCGACCACCGGTGGCGCCGTCCGCGTCGACGGCGGCTACGTCGACTCGATCCTGCCGTGA
- a CDS encoding phosphoketolase family protein codes for MSTATSAETTWRRGSGETVSAETLERIDQWWRAANYLSVGQIYLLDNPLLRETLTRDHVKPRLLGHWGTTPGLTFLYAHLNRVIAERRQSTIYVTGPGHGGPGLVAAAYLDGVYSHVYTDITEDDEGMRRLFRQFSFPGGIPSHVAPETPGSIHEGGELGYALSHAYGAAFDNPDLLVATVIGDGEAETGPLATSWHSNKFVNPVKDGVVLPILHLNGYKIANPTVLARISDDELESLMVGYGHKPHVFVAGFDDESPASFHGRFAALLDEVLDEIAEIKEQARAGKDERPMWPMIVFRTPKGWTGPGYIDGKKTTGSWRAHQVPLSNARDTPEHLDVLRQWLASYKAEELFDATGRLNDDIRALAPPEGLRMSDNPHANGGLLLKDLRLPDFRDYAVDVPTPAGSISEAPRVLGQWLTDVIKQNPDNFRIFGPDETASNRLQAVFETTDKQWNADFYGEEVDEHLSRAGRVLEMLSEHQCQGWLEGYLLTGRHGLFNCYEAFIHIIDSMFNQHAKWLKVTNDIPWRRPIASLNYLLSSHVWRQDHNGFSHQDPGFIDHVVNKKAEVVRVYLPPDANTLLSTYDHCLRSRQYVNVVVSGKQPAPNFLTMDEAIAHCTRGLGIWEWAGTEVAGEKPDVVLAAAGDVPTLEVLAAADILRRELPDLKVRVINVVDLMRLQDEKEHPHGLSDTQFDGLFTADRPVIFAYHGYPWLIHRLTYRRNGHANIHVRGYKEEGTTTTPFDMVMLNDLDRYHLVIDVIDRVPHLGTAYAGLRQRMVDKRIEAREYTREHGDDLPEVRDWVWPDAGETATEQGGPQQSATVSTGGDNE; via the coding sequence ATGAGCACTGCGACGTCGGCCGAGACCACCTGGCGCAGGGGGTCCGGCGAGACTGTCTCCGCGGAGACGCTGGAACGCATCGACCAGTGGTGGCGGGCGGCCAACTACCTGTCCGTGGGGCAGATCTACCTGCTCGACAACCCGCTGCTGCGCGAGACGCTGACGCGTGACCACGTCAAGCCGCGGCTGCTCGGCCACTGGGGCACGACGCCCGGCCTGACCTTCCTGTACGCGCACCTGAACCGCGTCATCGCGGAGCGCCGGCAGTCCACGATCTACGTCACGGGCCCGGGCCACGGCGGTCCGGGCCTCGTCGCGGCCGCGTACCTCGACGGCGTGTACTCGCACGTCTACACGGACATCACCGAGGACGACGAGGGCATGCGCCGGCTGTTCCGGCAGTTCTCGTTCCCGGGCGGCATCCCGTCGCACGTCGCCCCGGAGACCCCGGGCTCGATCCACGAGGGCGGCGAGCTCGGCTACGCGCTGTCGCACGCGTACGGCGCGGCCTTCGACAACCCGGACCTGCTGGTCGCGACGGTCATCGGTGACGGCGAGGCGGAGACGGGCCCGCTCGCGACGAGCTGGCACTCGAACAAGTTCGTCAACCCCGTGAAGGACGGCGTCGTCCTGCCGATCCTGCACCTCAACGGGTACAAGATCGCGAACCCGACGGTCCTGGCGCGCATCAGCGACGACGAGCTCGAGTCGCTCATGGTCGGCTACGGGCACAAGCCGCACGTGTTCGTCGCGGGCTTCGACGACGAGTCGCCCGCGTCGTTCCACGGCCGGTTCGCGGCGCTGCTCGACGAGGTGCTCGACGAGATCGCCGAGATCAAGGAGCAGGCCCGCGCGGGCAAGGACGAGCGCCCGATGTGGCCGATGATCGTCTTCCGCACCCCGAAGGGCTGGACCGGCCCGGGCTACATCGACGGCAAGAAGACGACGGGCTCGTGGCGCGCGCACCAGGTGCCGCTGTCGAACGCGCGGGACACCCCCGAGCACCTCGACGTGCTGCGGCAGTGGCTGGCGTCGTACAAGGCCGAGGAGCTCTTCGACGCGACCGGGCGGCTCAACGACGACATCCGCGCGCTCGCCCCGCCGGAGGGCCTGCGGATGAGCGACAACCCGCACGCGAACGGCGGCCTGCTGCTCAAGGACCTGCGGCTGCCGGACTTCCGCGACTACGCGGTCGACGTGCCGACGCCCGCCGGGTCGATCAGCGAGGCGCCGCGCGTCCTGGGCCAGTGGCTCACGGACGTCATCAAGCAGAACCCCGACAACTTCCGGATCTTCGGCCCCGACGAGACCGCGTCGAACCGGCTGCAGGCGGTCTTCGAGACCACCGACAAGCAGTGGAACGCGGACTTCTACGGCGAGGAGGTCGACGAGCACCTGTCCCGCGCGGGTCGCGTGCTGGAGATGCTGTCGGAGCACCAGTGCCAGGGCTGGCTGGAGGGCTACCTGCTCACCGGCCGCCACGGGCTGTTCAACTGCTACGAGGCGTTCATCCACATCATCGACTCGATGTTCAACCAGCACGCGAAGTGGCTCAAGGTCACGAACGACATCCCGTGGCGCCGGCCCATCGCGTCGCTGAACTACCTGCTGTCGAGCCACGTGTGGCGGCAGGACCACAACGGCTTCAGCCACCAGGACCCCGGCTTCATCGACCACGTGGTCAACAAGAAGGCCGAGGTCGTCCGGGTGTACCTGCCGCCGGACGCGAACACGCTGCTGTCGACGTACGACCACTGCCTGCGCAGCCGGCAGTACGTCAACGTCGTGGTGTCCGGCAAGCAGCCCGCGCCGAACTTCCTCACGATGGACGAGGCGATCGCGCACTGCACGCGCGGCCTCGGCATCTGGGAGTGGGCCGGCACGGAGGTCGCGGGCGAGAAGCCGGACGTCGTGCTCGCCGCGGCGGGCGACGTGCCGACTCTCGAGGTGCTGGCGGCGGCGGACATCCTGCGCCGCGAGCTGCCCGACCTCAAGGTCCGCGTCATCAACGTCGTCGACCTCATGCGGCTGCAGGACGAGAAGGAGCACCCGCACGGCCTGTCGGACACGCAGTTCGACGGCCTGTTCACCGCCGACCGGCCGGTGATCTTCGCCTACCACGGCTACCCGTGGCTCATCCACCGCCTCACGTACCGCCGCAACGGGCACGCGAACATCCACGTGCGCGGGTACAAGGAGGAGGGCACGACGACGACGCCGTTCGACATGGTCATGCTCAACGACCTCGACCGGTACCACCTCGTCATCGACGTCATCGACCGCGTGCCGCACCTGGGCACCGCGTACGCCGGCCTGCGTCAGCGCATGGTCGACAAGCGCATCGAGGCCCGCGAGTACACCCGCGAGCACGGCGACGACCTGCCCGAGGTCCGCGACTGGGTGTGGCCCGACGCGGGCGAGACCGCCACGGAGCAGGGCGGCCCGCAGCAGTCGGCGACCGTCTCGACCGGCGGTGACAACGAGTAG
- the pta gene encoding phosphate acetyltransferase translates to MARSIYLTSPEGDSGKSVVALGLVDLLSRTVQRVGVFRPVARSTKTPDYVLELLLAHDGVDLAYDECVGVTYEEVLADQEAALGKIVQRYHEVARRCDAVVVVGSDYTDVAGPTELTYNGRIAANLGAPVVLVVNGSGRTPEAIHQVVDIVVGAMRDEHAQVLAVTVNRCGPAALDAVKAEVEGGTGLPTFALPESPLLTAPTVRQLMEAVGGSLMAGDEELLSREVLDVLVGAMSVEHLLDRIADGAVVITPGDRSDVLLGLLIAHAAEGFPSLAGIILNGGFEPSPVVMRLIDGLGTRLPIIRTTLGSFRSASAAASTRGHLSADSQLKVDTALALFEEHVDGTALLGALDVARPEVVTPLMFEYALLDRARADRKHIVLPEGNDDRILRAASTLLRRGVARLTILGEPAVIRSRATELGLDLADADLVDPHDPEWLERFAAEYTQIRAHKGMTLERAREIVPSVSYFGTMMVHLGLADGMVSGAAHTTAHTIKPSFEIIKTAPGTNSVSSCFLMCLEDRVLVYADCAVIPDPTAEQLADIAISSAATAVQFGIEPRIAMLSYSTGASGTGADVDKVRAATALVRERRPDLSVEGPIQYDAAVDASVAQTKLPDSAVAGRATVFVFPDLNTGNNTYKAVQRSAGAIAVGPVLQGLNKPVNDLSRGALVQDIVNTVAITAIQAQADAPAGAPTTSEAVAR, encoded by the coding sequence GTGGCCCGCAGCATCTACCTCACCTCCCCCGAGGGGGACTCCGGCAAGTCCGTCGTGGCGCTCGGCCTCGTCGACCTGCTCTCGCGCACGGTGCAGCGGGTGGGGGTGTTCCGGCCGGTGGCCCGCTCCACCAAGACACCCGACTACGTCCTCGAGCTGCTGCTCGCGCACGACGGCGTCGACCTCGCGTACGACGAGTGCGTCGGCGTGACGTACGAGGAGGTGCTGGCCGACCAGGAGGCGGCCCTCGGCAAGATCGTCCAGCGCTACCACGAGGTCGCCCGCCGGTGCGACGCGGTCGTGGTCGTCGGCTCGGACTACACGGACGTCGCGGGCCCGACGGAGCTCACCTACAACGGCCGCATCGCCGCGAACCTCGGCGCGCCCGTCGTGCTCGTCGTCAACGGGTCCGGGCGGACGCCGGAGGCGATCCACCAGGTCGTCGACATCGTCGTCGGGGCCATGCGCGACGAGCACGCGCAGGTCCTCGCCGTGACGGTCAACCGGTGCGGCCCCGCGGCCCTCGACGCCGTGAAGGCCGAGGTCGAGGGCGGCACGGGCCTGCCGACGTTCGCGCTGCCGGAGAGCCCGCTGCTCACCGCCCCGACCGTGCGGCAGCTCATGGAGGCCGTCGGCGGGTCGCTCATGGCCGGCGACGAGGAGCTGCTGTCGCGCGAGGTCCTCGACGTGCTCGTCGGCGCCATGTCCGTCGAGCACCTGCTCGACCGGATCGCCGACGGCGCCGTCGTCATCACCCCGGGCGACCGGTCCGACGTGCTCCTCGGCCTGCTCATCGCGCACGCCGCCGAGGGCTTCCCGTCGCTCGCCGGCATCATCCTCAACGGCGGTTTCGAGCCGTCGCCCGTCGTCATGCGGCTCATCGACGGCCTCGGCACGCGGCTGCCGATCATCCGCACGACGCTCGGGTCGTTCCGCTCGGCGAGCGCCGCCGCCTCGACGCGCGGCCACCTGTCGGCGGACAGCCAGCTCAAGGTCGACACCGCGCTCGCGCTGTTCGAGGAGCACGTCGACGGCACCGCGCTGCTCGGGGCGCTCGACGTCGCGCGGCCCGAGGTCGTCACGCCGCTCATGTTCGAGTACGCGCTGCTGGACCGGGCCCGCGCCGACCGCAAGCACATCGTGCTCCCGGAGGGGAACGACGACCGGATCCTGCGGGCCGCGTCCACGCTGCTGCGCCGCGGCGTCGCGCGCCTGACGATCCTCGGCGAGCCGGCCGTCATCCGCAGCCGCGCGACCGAGCTGGGCCTCGACCTCGCCGACGCGGACCTCGTCGACCCGCACGACCCCGAGTGGCTCGAGCGGTTCGCCGCGGAGTACACGCAGATCCGCGCGCACAAGGGCATGACGCTCGAGCGGGCCCGGGAGATCGTCCCGTCGGTGTCGTACTTCGGCACGATGATGGTGCACCTGGGCCTCGCGGACGGCATGGTCTCGGGCGCCGCGCACACCACGGCGCACACCATCAAGCCGTCGTTCGAGATCATCAAGACCGCCCCCGGCACGAACAGCGTGTCGTCCTGCTTCCTCATGTGCCTCGAGGACCGCGTGCTCGTCTACGCCGACTGCGCGGTGATCCCCGACCCGACCGCCGAGCAGCTCGCCGACATCGCGATCTCGTCCGCGGCGACCGCCGTGCAGTTCGGCATCGAGCCGCGGATCGCGATGCTGTCCTACTCGACGGGCGCGTCGGGCACCGGCGCCGACGTCGACAAGGTGCGCGCCGCGACCGCGCTCGTCCGCGAGCGCCGCCCCGACCTGTCCGTCGAGGGGCCGATCCAGTACGACGCCGCCGTCGACGCGTCCGTCGCGCAGACGAAGCTGCCCGACTCGGCCGTCGCGGGCCGGGCCACGGTGTTCGTCTTCCCGGACCTCAACACGGGCAACAACACGTACAAGGCCGTGCAGCGGTCGGCCGGCGCGATCGCCGTCGGCCCGGTGCTCCAGGGCCTGAACAAGCCCGTGAACGACCTGTCCCGCGGCGCGCTCGTCCAGGACATCGTCAACACCGTCGCGATCACGGCGATCCAGGCGCAGGCCGACGCACCGGCCGGCGCACCCACGACCTCGGAGGCCGTCGCCCGATGA
- a CDS encoding toxin HicA, translating to MPDVDRLVSAMRLNPKNVRFADLERVCRHYFGEPRQRGSSHQVYKTPWPGDPRVNTQDFHGNAKPYQVRQVLAALDRLGTEER from the coding sequence GTGCCGGATGTCGACCGACTCGTCAGCGCCATGCGGCTCAATCCCAAGAACGTGCGGTTCGCCGACCTCGAACGAGTCTGTCGCCACTACTTCGGCGAACCTCGGCAGCGCGGGTCCTCCCACCAGGTGTACAAGACACCGTGGCCTGGTGACCCGCGCGTGAACACCCAGGACTTCCACGGCAATGCGAAGCCGTACCAGGTCCGCCAGGTGCTGGCGGCGCTCGACCGGCTCGGGACGGAGGAACGATGA
- the arfB gene encoding alternative ribosome rescue aminoacyl-tRNA hydrolase ArfB — protein MTAPIALRGGVVLPDDALSWRFSRSSGPGGQGVNTADSRVELSVDVSAVLWAVAEQEARVRARLATRLRGDVLTVAASEHRSQLRNREAALTRVVALLDEALAPPGPPRRATRPSRASRERRAAGERQRRAVKELRRRPRLGG, from the coding sequence GTGACCGCGCCGATCGCCCTGCGAGGGGGTGTCGTCCTTCCCGACGACGCCCTCTCGTGGCGTTTCTCGCGGTCGAGCGGGCCGGGCGGCCAGGGGGTCAACACCGCCGACTCGCGCGTCGAGCTCTCCGTCGACGTCTCCGCCGTGCTCTGGGCCGTGGCCGAGCAGGAGGCGCGCGTCCGCGCACGTCTCGCGACACGGCTGCGCGGCGACGTCCTCACCGTCGCCGCGTCCGAGCACCGCTCGCAGCTCCGCAACCGCGAGGCGGCGCTCACGCGTGTCGTCGCGCTCCTCGACGAGGCCCTCGCTCCCCCGGGTCCGCCGCGCCGAGCCACTCGCCCGAGCCGCGCCTCCCGCGAACGCCGCGCCGCGGGCGAGCGTCAGCGCCGCGCGGTCAAGGAGCTCCGCCGCCGCCCCCGCCTCGGCGGCTGA